The sequence below is a genomic window from Lycium ferocissimum isolate CSIRO_LF1 chromosome 9, AGI_CSIRO_Lferr_CH_V1, whole genome shotgun sequence.
AgattccattaattctttttggcttattattgagtctatttcttcatcactatcttgtatatcttctaatattttatcgAAAGCGTCTGATTTCTCTTGGTGTATATGTTCGCTCATATCCCCAATTATCGGTTCTAGcttcacataatttaaagtgacttatagtttcttctattgttagatctcctaacttacatcctttacatctaaaagttatatttttattttctctatgaagtatttttgcttcttctatagctatgtctacttcaaaatctttttgtattAATTCTATGTTCATAAGGGTTGACTCGGAGGTTCATTTTCATCTAgagtactttcttcttctatgtctCTTTGTGATGTATAGTTATAATTGGTAAATCTTATAGATGTCTCTCCTTTAGAATTAGTGTACATTAAGTGTGACTGGTTGTAAAATCTTCTTTCTACTAAAGTCTTCTAATTTCCATTCTAACCTCGTATTCttcgatttatttttataggtttaattaaatttattcctctatttccATTAATTCTACGACATcttctactttaattttaaacttagtattactattatttgtcatttttcctaaaaatcctatgcacattaataaattattaccattacacatttcttcgtatcctttagtcgtattcctatttttatatgttttccaaattctcgCTAAATTCATTATAAAGTCCGGACTAACATAAAAATTCCTCCATTATTTGTCATATCTACCTCCGTTATTCCGATTATTGACTTCTTCATGTCCGACCATCTATCATCGTAAATTACTATTAAGACTTTAGTTCATAAATTTTTTCTAGTTAATCCTTTTATTCCTATTACTATTAATCCCATacgctaatatatatatatatatatatatatatatatatatatatatatatatatataatatatatatatatatataacttatttgTAATGtgatttgtaaatatttcttaattttttcataattttgtcTTTTAgcatattattttaaatttggacctagaattttgaatggttcAATAAGTTTAATagtaatgctaacaaaagaaattcaattctatcactagaaatgacaataatgttggatatctgtTATCTACTTTTGCTTTGGTTTAAACAGTGAAAATATATaatcttactttattttatttttgtcattaattaatatttattagctatacttattttagcatgaatTAGAATTTTTAGATgatgatcattttcattatggcttaATTAGCAATACCTGTTTTATGccatttcaatattttttttattgattattttattaaaatgcCGTCattcatctcacattttgtgtattttcttaagaaacaccttaattatgtAGTTGTTTATTACTATGACTacataaatatttgaaataaaagtcaTATATTTTAGATGAAGACTTTTTGCCAAAAAACCCCGAAAAACCCGACAtatgttggtttggtttggtttataaattttaaaacccaaCATAATTCATggtttgatatttgaaaaatttgaaccaacccggtccatagACACCCCTAATTATGATAACGAAAGAGAGCAAACTGTTGTTAGAAGATAAAAAATTCCTCTCGGCTTGATAAATTGTTTACATGTGTGGTAAAGTTTTGACTTGGAAAAAATCCCGTAAATCATGAGTAGGTCCCTATCCAATATTTGTTATAGAGCTAAAACCTCTATTGTTTTTCTCTTCAATCCGAAAATCTAGAGTACTCATAATCAATGTGTATTTAGCTAACATGTAACAGAACGAGTGTAAATGATTCATATAGATGATATTAATCAGTTGAAACTAAGGTTTAATCATCGTTGTTACAATTACATTAGGTTTAGTTTTTTCCAAGAGTTTTAAGATTCTTTAATTTTCCTTAAAGACTTGTATGTCcatgtaaaataaaaagaatttttagTTTTCTAAAACACCTAATAAGTTACCATAAACATAAATTTACTTTTGTATAGAACAAAATAACTTACTTAGCCTGGAATTAATACAGAAGATTCATATAACTcatgctaatttttttttttgaagcatAGTTGATTAATTGATTCATACTcatccgtctcaaattatttatcgtggttattaaaaatagttatctcaaattattttttgttttagaaCTTCAAGGCATAATTTGTTAGTTTTTCCTATTTTACTCTTAGTAGAAATTATTCATTAATAGAGATGATGAAACCTAAATAAAGTAGACATTAATGGAGAGaaattataacttagacataaataagagttAAAGTTAGTcaggcaattcgcagaattgcccttcttttggggtggtctttaaattttgcccctcatatttgaaatgtttaaattttgccttcggctaacacccatacgttccgggttcgaacccacgcgcaacaaaaattttaaaaaaaaattcgcaaaggCGATTTAAATTTAGCTATGCCGCCAACAagatacacttgtgaaggaattaccaaagttatctgCCGGACcccaagatacttatgccttgtaaGGCATTTGGCATATAAGTATCttggtccgcataactttgataattccttcacaaagttatgcttagatccgcataaaagtttgcccattaaaagtatgcccaccaagataactttgtgaaggaattatcaaagttatgccggtcctaacaaataaatatttgagtGATAAGTCCTAGCATGTTTTGTTACAGTTATCCCAGtggttcaaaatattcatcattCTTGTGGAAGCTTGCTAGGTGTATCACGTGGAGGACCTAAAGTTTGACATTGTGGATAGCATTCGGGTGCTTCGATCGACCATCTATAGCTAGCTTACTTACACCGTAATTATTGGCTTTATCTAAGATTTACTTGACAGAATAAACATGTCTTGTGCAGGTGGAAATAGTACGAATCTTTGGTGCAAATGCAATTCATGATGAGGTTGTCAATCGTGCGTATGTATTAATAttgttaagtttggattaattttattttaattaggaTGGGCATGTAATTAAAAATTATGTGAAGAACCGACTTTTTCTTgaatacttatgccttatgggcagatttcaggcataagtatgtcgtcccaagataactttgataattccttcacaaagttatcttagcgtgcatacttttaatgggcaaacttttatgtcggaccgatacttatgccaagtcgccTAAGGCAAAGTATAcgggtccgacataacttttaattccttaacaaaagtatctgGTCCaagatagcgaaatttaaactcgctttgcgaatttttttttaaaatttttggatcGCGCTGGTTCGAACctgaacctatgggtgttagccgaagggcaaattttaaagatttcaaatatgaggggcaaaatttaaagaccaccccaaaagaagggcactccgcgcaaaaaaatgaagttagtcaaatacccctcataattaatactccctccgtataaaaaaaaaaaagcgtccacttagccatttgcacatttcttaagaaaatactaaatcctaggcaaaaataaataatttaattaaactacccctaattaaataggtgttgagatttgatcacttaacacttaataagggtaaatttgaaaaaataagtttaattTAATTCTTTCCTGATTTGGTGAATGAACActctttttaaataaaaaatataaaggctAAGTGAAGACTCTTTCTGATCTGAAGGGAATATTTTTTAAGGAGTgtgcaaaacaaaaaaacgaCAGATAATCTGAGACGGAGGGTGTAGTTGTCAATCGAAAaaactttaaaagaaaaataaaaccttGGGAGAAAAAACAAAACCCCCTAAATGTGGGTCCCCCGACGCTCCTCCTCCTAAATTTATTACTAAACAAAAAGGGGCGAGGTGGCACATTACCGAAAATATGACCGttgtaagaaaaagaaagagaaaaaaagttgTCCCCCGTCCCCGCACCCTCTATATTCAAATCCAAAAACTCAAAGGAGTCACACAAttcattttctcttcttcttctttgtagATAGATAGAGAGGATGGGGATCGCAACAGAAAATCAACCACACAAGGTAAAACCATTTTctctcctttatttttttctttcatttccacctttttatgtattattatcgATCAAGGGATTCCCTAAAATTTGAGTAATCTACGCTTTTGCATTGGAACACCTtcactttttctttatttctacaaATTCCACCTTCATTTCTCATATAATTAGGGtttttattccaattttgctTTTACATTATATATTTTTGGCTTTTCTGATGGTTGGCATTATTTGAATTCATGAGATTTCCAGAATTTTGAGGGGAAATTACTCACCCCAACTTAAACTATTACGCCATGTagcccaatatatatacaacattatacctaGGGGGAAAGTATtttacataatgtatcaaccttgtataaaaggtATTTATAAACACAACTATCGGCTAAATCaggtaacaaactcaaaatatgggctacgaggcgtaaatattttcaaaaatagacgTAGAGCGTAATTTGTATTTTCACTCACCTCTGAACCATAAAAGAAGTTAGGGTTTTGGACTTTGCCAGACTATTTCTTGGAGTTATAATGTTTCTGAGATCTTTGCTGATTTAATTTGACAGAATTGATTGTTACTGCAATTATCTCTATTCCTAATAAACTGCTTCTTTTTATGGACAACAGAATTTTCAACTTCTGCAGACGTCGTCAGAGGCATCATCAGACGGTGATAAAAAGAGGTGGACACTTAATGATTTTGACATTGGGAAGCCTCTTGGAAGAGGAAAGTTTGGTCATGTTTATCTAGCTAGGGAAAAAAGGGTCAGTGCTTTTAAAGCTTTTTATGGTTTCTATGTTAAGATTGGATGATACAGCTACTTACTTTCAATCTATGTTGATCGGACTCTTCAGAAATGCTGTCGGGTGTGTGTCGAAATCTCCAAAAGTTGTGAATTTTTGGAagatccgacacgggtgcgaCAACATTTTtagagagtccgagcaacatagctttCAATTGCTTAAGATTTATGCTTTCTGAGTTCGTTCATTCAAAATATTAGCTGTCTGCTATAGCAAGTGCCTGTATACTTGGGGTTCTAGATCACAAAATTAATGTAGCATCTACCCTATCTTCTGATAGTGATTGCAATGGTGTGTGGGGAAGTTGGGGATGATATCTTATGGACAAGACATAAAGATGTTCCGAATTCTATTAGATATACATTACATTCTACAATCACATTCCGATACTAAGgctaattttttcttgaaaacagAGCAATCATATTGTCGCGTTAAAAGTGCTGTTCAAGACCCAGCTAAAACAGTCCCAGGTTGAGCATCAGCTTCGTCGCGAAGTTGAAATACAAAGCCACCTTCGCCATCCAAATATTCTGAGGCTTTACGGTTACTTTTATGACCAGGTAAATTATGGTTCCTTCTGTGTAACCTCTTTTGCATTGCTTGTTCTCAATTTTTGGTCTTAAGAACTTTTAGGAGACTAATGATACCACTTACTAATGCAGAAACGTGTGTATTTGATCCTGGAATATGCTGCCAAGGGTGAACTCTATAAGGAGCTGCAGAAATGCAAATATTTTAGTGAAAGACGTGCCGCAACTGTGAGTTCTTGTTGAATTACGAAACTGCTTTTACATTTATTATTAGACTGTAGGCAGTAGGATTTCCTATTTCTAAATCTTTAATTAGAGAATGATGAGAAATTTGTAATGGGGagttttttcttctaaattttcaGTTTTTGGTCCCATTCTAGATAGCCTTGAGTGTGAGCAGATTTATATATCTccaacattttaaaaattatattcatGCCCTTCACAGCCTAACTACTTTCGAACTGACCATAAGTTTactactttttttctttatcttggATCAGTATGTTGCATCGTTGGCCCGAGCCCTCATGTACTGTCATGGGAAGCACGTAATACACAGAGACATTAAGCCGGAGAATCTTTTGGTTGGTGCACAGGTATATAATTTTAGGATTGCTAAACAGTTTATGACAGAGCACTGCATTGCAGTGAAATGGCAGAGCTCGAATTAATTGTTTTCAATATTTCTGCTGTTAGGGTGAACTCAAAATTGCAGACTTTGGATGGTCAGTGCATACCTTTAATCGAAGACGGACTATGTGCGGGACTCTagactatttgccacccgagatGGGTATGCATGTTATATGAGATATATTGAATGTTATATCCAAAGCGTTACATTAGCATGGTTTCCTGTTATGCGGGATATGTTGGAAGTCTTATCACAAAGTTACTTATTATACATGGCTTTCATGTGTGGTGTCTCTTGCAGTGGAAAGTGTGGAGCATGATGCAAGTGTGGACATTTGGAGCCTTGGTATCCTATGCTTTGAGTTTCTGTACGGGATGCCCCCATTTGAAGCAAAGGAACACTCGGACACATATAGAAGGTGAGCTTTTTTTCATGAGAAACTTAAAGAGGACTTTTAGAAGAAATAGTACATTTATACACAAGTCCTCCTTTTAGAAAAAAGTGTGTATTCTTTCATACACTGCTATTTTCTAATCTTCTGTCACTAGTTCCTTTTATATTACCTTTATCTACAAAATATTGTCCAAAATGGGGGCCCTAAATATGCCTTGATGAGTATACACAAGTCCTCCTTTTAGAAAAAAGTGTGTATTCTTTCATACACTGCTATTTTCTAATCTTCTGTCACTAGTTCCTTTTATATTACCTTTATCTACCAAATATTGTCCAAAATGGGGGCCCTAAATATGCCTTGATGAGTAtgagctatgttgctcggactctcgaAAAAATGATGCCGCACacgtgtcggatccttcaaaaatgcactacttttggaggatccggcACGCACCCGTgtccatttttgaagagtccgagtaacatagaGTATGAGATGACAGATTGAAATTACACATATAATGAACACAACAAGTAGTACTCCACTCCTAGGTATATTGATAAAGGTTTTCCTATGAATATGTGCACAGGATTATACAAGTGGATCTCAAATTTCCTGCAAAACCAGTTGTCTCATCAGCTGCCAAGGACCTCATTAGTCAGGTTTTTCTCTAATCCATTGAGATGCTTTGAAATACAGAAGCACGTAATCTCGGGCTTATCTTGTTATTTTGTTTCATGTTTGTGGGATACAGATGCTTGTAAAGGATTCTTCCCAACGTCTGCCCCTGAAAAAGGTACTTGAGCATCCTTGGCTTGTGCAGAATGCTGATCCTTCAGGCGTTTATAAGGGATGATGGGTACTTACATCACCAATGACTCTCACAATCTTTGTGGCGGACTAcaattgttttcattttttactgTAGAAGCATTTGCTCAGCTGGGTTCTTTAAACATTGTGATGTAAAATAACCACCAACATGTTAAAACTTTGTGATCTTTTAAAACCTTGCATTGcctgaaaatgaaatgaagggGTTTCGTTACAAGAGTATATGTAGtgtttttttgtcttttctcaATGTTGTCTGCACTGTCACCGCATTGGATATTTCTTTGAATCTTGAAGTGTGCATCATTCTCTACGTGTGAGTTCCTCTTGACTTAACCAATGTTCACTGATATGGGGTGAAGTGGCGTTCCTCCAGAAAGAACAACACTTGGGAAGAAAATTGCATAATATTTGCGTTCCTGTAAATTGGTTGGGCTGACGGTTTCGCGAAAATTTTTAGTGGGAAAATGTGCATTCCCAGCCAGTATCatttgttagttttttttttccatattatgCAAGTTCCTTAAAAAACTAAAATGCACTTCACGGATAGTCTTGAATTCCCCCATTCTCCAAACCAATCTCTTGTTTTTTAGTATGATAACAATGGAATCTATGCACGCACTATCACCGGCCTACCTGCTACCTTCCACCATTACAATTTAGAACATCGAAAGAATTTGCCGGTTGAAAAAGAATTTAGACCTTTTCCTCGTAGAAATTATTTATACCTTCAAACATGGTAAGGGTCCAAAAACTCCAGTACCACTTAAAGAGGTAATATCTCAGAATGAATAAATTTATTGCCAACTACTAAAAGACCAATGGAGCATAGTAGTAATATCCTTGGTAACTGCAACTTTGGATTTCTTGAATCAGTAATCGATGTTTGTTTAGGTACAGAAATTTTGAGACATCCACAGCAGCATTTTCCAAGTGTAAGAGGCAGAGAGGAGATAACAAAAAATTTGGGAGCAACACCTCCACAACATAGAAATAAATATGGTTCATAATCATGAATACAACGAAGCTTTGGCACAACTTCACTAGATACAACAAAACCTTCAATATACATCTGTTAGTGCCCACAGCTGAGGCAGGGTAACAGATCCAAAACCTTCAAATAAGTTCCTACACGACCCGATTAACCTGACATTACGGTAGGCATTGCAGATTCAAAGGTAGTAGAGAGAGCAACTGCAGTGACTGCTGGTGAAACAATTACTAACTCTAGTGTTAAAAGGTGCTTTTATTTCATGCCGTGCTAGTGTTTTGTTTACCTGAAATCTCATTTTCATTGTTATCTCCATCTAACAACTGAGTCGGTGGATGCTGCTTCTTTTGCACTTGAATAATGTCTTTTGTGCTCAAGAAACTTGGCTGATTGGTTGAAGAAAGAAGTCGTGCCCACATCCTGTCTGTTATGACCACCTTATTTTGCTTCTCAGTAATGCGCTGCACAGCAAATATGCTTATTGAACTTGTGAAAATGGTGTGTACACAGTAACAGGAGTCAAATGGCTATGAAAGTctaatcaaaataaaacaagtcacggcatttttttttatgaggtaAGACCCATGGCATAATTTATTGAATGGCTTTTGGTTCCCCTTTAGGCCACCAAGCAACAGTGGTGAAAATGATCCTAAGAGCATAGTATTGCTGAAAAAAGCTCTACCATGCAAGATGACGGCGAGAATATCAGCTTTTACACACCAACACAGCTGTTGCTGATTTCAGTTATGCCATGGAATTAGAAAACCAAGACACTTTATATTAGAGAGGTCAGCACCATAACCCCAAGTACGGAACAACGGGCTGCTCATACCAATCTTAGAGAAAACAAGCATTATGTCTTTCCTAAGGTGCAACTGCTTCTAACCGAACAGTGAGTGAAATTTCTGGAGACTGCTTAACATACTTATTGAAAGGAAGCAAACAATCTCCCCTGAGGTTgtgaaaactcaagaaaaaccGAATGGAATAAATGTAAATGCACGATGTGAGTGTTGAGGAATGATCATACAAAGTACATCAATCTTTTAAGAATATAAGTTGCATCCTCTAAGCTAAACCCCAAAACCAGGTATTGGACCAGAAGCTGCTTAATTTAAAGCAGCTAGGAACTAAGATTCATGCCTAGTGGTATGATAACTCGCAGCCAAGTCCCAGTGAGATTCCAATTGGCACAGGCACGGAAGTTGTTGACCCATGGGTTAATAAAATAACAGCGGAGATACAACTAGAAAGATCAACAACCAACTGTAGCTACTTACATTGAATGGAAGATATGTTTGGCGACCATTGACAACACCCGAGGTGAAGCCTGTGTACCCTGCCATAGCTCCATGAACACAACTTTGAGCAAGAATCGTGCAATATACATTGTCAGATGCATTACTTGGAACAGCACGAATCATGTAAGTTGGGTCTGCATAACAACGTAAATTGCTGATTAGCTGCATGAGTTTTCCAAATTAAATCAGCTATTCAGATGGTTGAAATTTCCTACCTATATATTTAAGAGTAATGGGCATCTTAAGCTTTTTTTCAAAATGATTCTGCAAGAAGTAAAAAATGGTGAGTACAAAGCTAGTACATAATACCTCCTAATATAAATAAGCTCAATGATGATTTCCCCACAGATtgcaagaaaatatgaaaagaaaagtagGCCAAGAACCATTTCCATGTAGACAAAGAATAAACGGCAATCTAAGACAACTTCTGTGCATTGTTTCAGAAGTTCAACAAATTTCATGATGGTATCTCTGTTAGATAGTACGGTATATAAAGGCTAATTTAGAAGGAGTCCAGCCTCTTTACAAAATGTAACAACATACCATTCCGCCAAGCGATGGATAAACATCAATGTATTAAAAAATACaatagcaatatatatatatatatataatgcctcACCAATTATTTTTAAGTTATTCAAATGGTGTTTGCTTTATAAGATGCACATGGCTACTTGGTATTACATGAATTTATTTGGTGAGAATAGTTAAAAGGTACAAGTTCTTATAAGAGGCCCATGAGCATTTGGAATATTTGGTAATCATTCAGTGAAGAATTCTGTCAAACAAATTCTTCCACATTTACTTATCATTTTTAGGAAGATAATTTGCACCTTATTTTCTGGAAACCAGTTATAGTATGAATTTTAGTACATCTAATTTTCCAACACAGATGATATTAGCTCTCTCATGATCCCACAAATGCACATAGTCAAGTAGAGACGAGCACACTTAATCACTTGCATAAGAGGGAGAGAAAGCAAACATCGATCAATCCTGCATTGTGTATAAACAGTAAGATTAGGGACAACTCTGTCTATAACAACCTTACCCTGATTTTATGGGATACCCACAAACCAACATCTTGGAGAAGCTTGTTTCCTGAAGCATCTTGTTCACTTCTAGCATGGGAATTCTCTTCGTCAAGAAGTTCCTGCCCAGCTCCTTCGGCTATCACAATAACCATGTGCCCTTCCTCTCTTAGCCTTTTCTTAACGAATTCAAAGAGACCACCACTTCCTTCAAGATAGAAGGGTGACTCTGGAATCAAACAGCAGTCAACATCTCTGCTAGCTAAAGTGGCATACATTGCAATGAATCCTGCACCCAATATccataaaaaagaattaaaatcaagattttttcgTTTGTTGCAAAGTACAATAATCTATAGATTATGGGATTATGGAAGCATGGACAAGttact
It includes:
- the LOC132029582 gene encoding ATP-dependent 6-phosphofructokinase 3-like isoform X3; this translates as MDDTVPQKIVVHKDSQRGVHFRRAGPRQKVYFSSDDVRACIVTCGGLCPGLNTVIREIVHSLDYMYGVDKVLGIEVSYRGFYAKNTINLTPKLVNDIHKRGGTILGTSRGGHDTKKIVDSIQDHEINQVYIIGGDGTQKGAAVIYEEIRRRGLKVVVAGIPKTIDNDIPVIDKSFGFDTAVEEAQRAINAAHVEAQSAENGIGLVKLMGRYSGFIAMYATLASRDVDCCLIPESPFYLEGSGGLFEFVKKRLREEGHMVIVIAEGAGQELLDEENSHARSEQDASGNKLLQDVGLWVSHKIRNHFEKKLKMPITLKYIDPTYMIRAVPSNASDNVYCTILAQSCVHGAMAGYTGFTSGVVNGRQTYLPFNRITEKQNKVVITDRMWARLLSSTNQPSFLSTKDIIQVQKKQHPPTQLLDGDNNENEISG
- the LOC132029582 gene encoding ATP-dependent 6-phosphofructokinase 3-like isoform X1, yielding MDDTVPQKIVVHKDSQRGVHFRRAGPRQKVYFSSDDVRACIVTCGGLCPGLNTVIREIVHSLDYMYGVDKVLGIEVSYRGFYAKNTINLTPKLVNDIHKRGGTILGTSRGGHDTKKIVDSIQDHEINQVYIIGGDGTQKGAAVIYEEIRRRGLKVVVAGIPKTIDNDIPVIDKSFGFDTAVEEAQRAINAAHVEAQSAENGIGLVKLMGRYSGFIAMYATLASRDVDCCLIPESPFYLEGSGGLFEFVKKRLREEGHMVIVIAEGAGQELLDEENSHARSEQDASGNKLLQDVGLWVSHKIRNHFEKKLKMPITLKYIDPTYMIRAVPSNASDNVYCTILAQSCVHGAMAGYTGFTSGVVNGRQTYLPFNRITEKQNKVVITDRMWARLLSSTNQPSFLSTKDIIQVQKKQHPPTQLLDGDNNENEISVALSTTFESAMPTVMSG
- the LOC132029583 gene encoding serine/threonine-protein kinase Aurora-2-like codes for the protein MGIATENQPHKNFQLLQTSSEASSDGDKKRWTLNDFDIGKPLGRGKFGHVYLAREKRSNHIVALKVLFKTQLKQSQVEHQLRREVEIQSHLRHPNILRLYGYFYDQKRVYLILEYAAKGELYKELQKCKYFSERRAATYVASLARALMYCHGKHVIHRDIKPENLLVGAQGELKIADFGWSVHTFNRRRTMCGTLDYLPPEMVESVEHDASVDIWSLGILCFEFLYGMPPFEAKEHSDTYRRIIQVDLKFPAKPVVSSAAKDLISQMLVKDSSQRLPLKKVLEHPWLVQNADPSGVYKG
- the LOC132029582 gene encoding ATP-dependent 6-phosphofructokinase 3-like isoform X2: MDDTVPQKIVVHKDSQRGVHFRRAGPRQKVYFSSDDVRACIVTCGGLCPGLNTVIREIVHSLDYMYGVDKVLGIEVSYRGFYAKNTINLTPKLVNDIHKRGGTILGTSRGGHDTKKIVDSIQDHEINQVYIIGGDGTQKGAAVIYEEIRRRGLKVVVAGIPKTIDNDIPVIDKSFGFDTAVEEAQRAINAAHVEAQSAENGIGLVKLMGRYSGFIAMYATLASRDVDCCLIPESPFYLEGSGGLFEFVKKRLREEGHMVIVIAEGAGQELLDEENSHARSEQDASGNKLLQDVGLWVSHKIRNHFEKKLKMPITLKYIDPTYMIRAVPSNASDNVYCTILAQSCVHGAMAGYTGFTSGVVNGRQTYLPFNRITEKQNKVVITDRMWARLLSSTNQPSFLSTKDIIQVQKKQHPPTQLLDGDNNENEISGTYLKVLDLLPCLSCGH